The Castanea sativa cultivar Marrone di Chiusa Pesio chromosome 4, ASM4071231v1 sequence CACTATTGATCAATTTGTCGGGGTTACCAAAACTTAGGAAGAAGAGATGTTTCAGATTTGAAGAAATGTGGTTATCGGATCCTACATGTGGTGAAACAGTTGAGGAAGTTTGGTGTAATACAAGGGAAGCAAACCCTAGCATAGCCATCCTAAAAAAAGTGGCTAGGTGCGAACAAGAATTAACATGGTGGAACAAGCACAATTTTGGGCACGTGAGGAGGGAATTAGAGATTAAAAAGAACCAACTTGCTTTGGCCGAGAATGAGGCTATGGTGAGTGGAAACAATGCTCGGGTTAGGTGCCTAAGAATGGAGATTAACTCGTTGCAAGATCGAGAATCAAGGATGTGGTGTCAAAGGTCTAGGGTGTTATGGCTTAGTAAAGGTGACAACAATACAGCTTTTTTTCACAGTAAAGCTACAAAGAGATTTAGGAAGAATTTGATTAGAGGAATAAGATACCGGAATGGTGTTTGGCAGACTGATCAAGATGTGATTGGACTCGTGTTGGAGAGTTACTACAAAGATCTTTTTTCCACCTCCAATCTGAATCTTGAAGTGGATTCTCTTGAGAAAGTCCCATGCATGGTGACCGATGAGATGAATGCAGATTTGATGAAGGAATTTTCAGAATTGGAAGTTAAGGATGCTTTGCATCAGATGGCTCCTCTAAAAGCATCGGGTCCCGATGGTATGCCACCGTTGTTTTATCAACACTTTTGGTCGACGATGCAGCATGATGTTACTTCAGCCATTCTCTCATGGTTGAATTTAGGTATCCTACTCGAACCCATCAACCATACTCTCATTACTCTTGTCCCTAAAATAGCTAATCCTGAACTTTTGTCTGAATTTCTCCTTATTAGTCTTTGCAATGTCCTATATAAGATTTATTCTAAGGTTTTAGCAAACAGGTTGAAAAAATTGTTACCTTCCCTAATTACTGAACATCAATCTGCTTTTGCTAAGGATAGACTTATTTCAGACAATATTATGGTTGCATTTGAGACCCTTCATCATATGAAGCAACATAATTAGGAAAACATGGTTTTATGGCTATCAAATTAGACATGAGTAAAGCCTACGACCGGGTGGAATGAGTATACTTGGAGAAGCTTATGGAGAAGATGGGTTTTTGTGCTAGATGGGTCGCTCTTATGATGAGCTGTGTGAAAATGGTATCGTATTCTATCATGGTGAATGGAGAGCCAATTGGAATGATCCACCCTAAAAGAGGAATTAGACAAGGAGACCCCCTATCtccttttctcttccttttgtgTACGGAAGGCCTTCATGCTCTCATTAAACATTCGATGAGGAGCGGGGATATTAAGGGCTTTTCCTTGTTCAAACGGGGCCCTAAACTAACCCACTTATTCTTTGCAAATGATAGCTTGCTTTTCTGTAGGTCAATCGCTAAGGATTGCAATAATGTGTTGAAGTTGTTGGGGGAATATGAATCTTGGTTAGGgcaaaaaatcaacaaagataaaacCGCAATCTTTTTTAGCAAATCCACCACGAATGAAGCAAAATCAAGCATTAAGAATCTCTTCCAAGTTCAAGAAGTGAAGTCCTTTGAGAAATATTTGGGTCTTCCCTCCTTTGTTGGTAGGGGAAAAAATGCTAGtttcaattatataaaagagaggGTTTGGAGGAAACTACAAGAGTGGGAGGGTAAGTTGCTATCCCAAGCCAGATGAGAGGTCTTGATCAAATCCGTGATCCAAGCTATCCCTACTTATGCAATGGGGTGCTTTAAACTACCATTGGGCCTTTGTGACGACATTGAGGTGATGATAAAgaagttttggtgggggcaaaggGGCAATAGAAGGAAAATTCATTGGCTCCAATGAAGTGTATTGACGAAGTCCAAAATGGTAGGTGGTATGGGCTTTCGCGACTTGGCTCACTTTAATGACCCCCTTTTGGCGAAACAAGCTTGGCGGCTCTTGAACAATAAGGAAACCCTCTTCTACAAGGTTTTCAAAACTAAGTTCTTCCCTAATCACTCTATTTTAGAAGCTAAGGAATCAAGTTTGGGGTCCTATGCTTAGAAGAGTATACTAAAAGGACGTGATGTTATCCTAAACGGTGCTTGTTGGAGGGTGGGGAATGGAAAGTCAATTAAATTTGGCAACACCTTTGGCTGCCCCAAAAACACCCAACTAAGGTTCTATCCCCAATGGTGGAAACAATGGAAGAAGCTACGGTGGATTGCCTAATTGATGAGGAAACTAAAGCGTGGAACATTGCGATGATAGATGGGATTTTTGCACCACAAGaagctaaagaaaaaaaaaatatttcgtTGGCTCGAAATGACACGGAAGACTCTCTGTATTAGCCGTGGGAGCAGGATGGGAGATATAGCTGCAAAACGGACTACCGGTTCCTGAAGGAAGATGAAGTTGGTTTTCAAGTGGCTGTGAATCAAGACCATGAGAAAAGGCTATGGGAAAAGATTTGGGCTCTTGAATGCCCAAATAAAGTCAGAAATATGATTTGGAAGGCCTGTCGTAACTCTCTACCCTCTAAGTGCAATCTATTCCGGCGAACTATTATTACAGAGCAATGTTGCGATCAGTGcaaggaagaaaatgaagacGGGTTGCATGCGTTGTGGAGCTGTAAAGAGCTGGACGGAGTCTGGGGAATGAATAGCCTATGGAATTTTAGGAAGCAACAGAGATTCTCAAGTTTCAGTGAGCTCCTGGGCTAGATCTGCAAACATCAAAGGAATTCGATACTGTTCGCCTTCACCATTTGGTCCATCTGGCACCAAAGAAATCAAATGCGAACCCCGCAAGGCCACCGTCCCCTAAACCAACTCTCTCAATGGGCACATGACAATTATGTGGAATACAAAGCACTGAAAAATGCACCTATTTCCAGTAGAAAAGGGCGAAGAGCACGGTGGAAACCACCTGACCAGGaaagatttaaaattaattttgacaaAGCCATTTTCGCCGAAGAAAATTGCTCTGGTCTGGGTGTTATCATTCTCGACAAGGAGGGTCAGGTTATTGCTTCCATGGCTACCCGGGTTTCCCAACTACTCCAGCCAATAGAGATTGAAGCCTTGGCTGCCAATAAAGCCCTTGAGTTCGCCAGAGAGTTGGACACATCGCATGCTGTGCTGGAGGGCGACTCACTACTGGTGATGACGGCACTGAAGTCCAAGAATATTGCGCTAGCTCCGTTTGGCTTGTTGATACAGGACTCCTTAGCTTTACCTTCAGGTTTCTCTAAATTTTCCTACTCTCACACTAAGAGAGAGGGCAACACAGTTGCTCACAATTTGGCTCAGTTAGCAGTTAGTTTTACAAATTGTGTAATAtggatggaagatgttccaTCTGATGTACTGTCTTCTTACCATGCTGATTTAGCTGGTATTTTGTAATTGAATGCATCACAAtgctgtttctcaaaaaaaaaaaaattgttgtacaAATGGTTTCTATTAAATTATTCTTATCAAACTAGAAATGTCAACGGAAACTGCTGAAGATGGTATTTCTTGGTTTATTGTTGAATCAAAACAAAAGTTTTGATCTCAAAAGTCTTAAACATAACTCCATGTTCTGCCTAGTAATTTAAATGAGAACTATCCTCTCCTAGTTGTTCAAAAATTGCCAACAAGCCCAGGTTAGTATTATCTCTTTGTGTGCGATTACAAACAAAGTTGAGCCAAGCCAAATACTTAAAGGCTCAATATTGACAGACTAATTGGCAAATTGATACAAGAGTAAAGGCAGCTCATTTGGCAACCTATAAAGCTTGCTCCAGTAAGCTATCCTTGCCACGCCTCTAAAGCATCATATTCATATACTGTGGTAATGAGCTTTATCAAATTATGAAACTtactttgtgtttgtgttacTCTTGTCTAAAACCTCGTATACATAAAAAGGACTTTGTGTTAGCAAGCATATTATAAGTTTTTTGCTAAACTACTTTATAGACATTTTCACAAACAGGTTCAAGGCATATGTAAAAAAAGGTTTTTACCCCAATCCTATACACCTGCAACAAATTCACTCAACACCACAACAAAAATAACCACATTGTTCAACACCTATCAACTTACCGACTGTAATTTCCGGTGATATTACGGCTGGGTGTGAACAGAGATGTAGGCAGAGGCTGAAATTATAATTAAGTGGGGGAGTTAGAACTTAAAGCCAGAAATGAAGAGtagcataaaaataatataaatgggatatgaataaaaataatttaattatatactatataaaaaatttaaatgtgtaTTAAATGAAatcacatatatacatattcgAGGTGGACCATTATGGTAAATAAAACCTGTTTCCACCCTATCACCTTTTCGAGGCAAAGAAAACTTGTGATAGAAATTTTTGTTATCCTAATCCTAACATTTATTGTTTGTAGTGcactttcttttacttttatagTTTATTGTGGATGGTTACTCAATAAACTATTAATTTCTATACTAATTTAGATGTTGGGAATGAATATTACAAACTAACATTGAATTAGGATGctgattacaaaattttaaatttttggttatGAATTACAAATACCCTTATAGGTTGGGGTGGATATTTGTAATTAactaatctatatctatatccaTATAGGAAAATGCTAACGAATTCCCTTAGAACATTgtttaataatccatttaaagaaagtttttatggggaaagaaagaaaagcaattaatgttttgacagcaATTAATCTATATCTTATCTCAtgcataattttctatttttctacacacaaaaggctctctctctctctctctctctctctctctctctctctctctctctctctctctctctctctctctctctctcttattttcttcaatttttggtatatatatacatattatttaGTGTAATAGGTTGACCATCAAAACATACTGATGCAATACTAAAAGCTCCACCAAATGCATTGTAAGAATCAGTTTTAAATTGCCAAAAGTCAGTCAGCTTGACCTTTTAGTGAGGGACAAAGGGAGACTTCATGAAAGACACATTTTGGCATGTATCCCATACATTAGAGCAGAAGTTATTCGCTGCTTGGCTAGATTGGGACGAATCTGCTGAAATAGTGGAGTTGCAAAGTACCGGAACTGACCCAGGTATAAAACCAATTACAAATAGCTCAGCTAAAAATGGATCGCATCTCTACAAACCATGATAACAAAGAATTAAAACACATCATAATTCATACATCCTTTGGGTTAatacaatttagttttgtattttatgttgttatcttttatattttcattgatAGTTAAATGTTAtactattgcattataaagaaagtatataaaagtataatgttattttattacatagcataactaaaataatttggtgtttattgctatacatttcatttttactatttttcttctcatctgattctatttaacatttaaatttatcAACATCCTCtgtatcattaaattatttatattttgtctctttttaaaaaaattaaacatataatattttatttaaattcaataaataaaaaattgttctcaTAAAGTCTTCCCATCAAATGTTACAATGCATcaatggaaaaatgaaatacaaaacaaataccAATTTAGAAACGCtcgatttaaaaataaaaatatatatatatgaaaccaAACATAATATGAAAAACTAATAGTTATGGATATACTAACTTAATGGAAGCAAAACagagtgaaaaataaaaaataaacattacaatACATATTTAGTACATTAGAATTATCATCAAATTTGGAAAAACAATAAGATGCCAACGGAGAAacaacgagagagagagagagagagagagagagagagagagagagagaattatgGGTAAtaaaagtgtataaaaaaaataaaagaaatcaaacgTCAATTTGAACcgtcaaatagaaaacaaagagCTGACGGGAggagtaaaaaatgaaataaagataaCCTTATGAAGGACATCAAAaactttactttttacttttattttggttgatttttattttatttttttcttgtatctCTACTTTAGCTTGctgaatttttgtatttttaagaattctactttgggttgatatgatatatttttgtggtttaagttgttatcttttttattatctttgattgttaaattttattctattacattataaatatagtatataagaatataatgttattctattacatagcatagcta is a genomic window containing:
- the LOC142632549 gene encoding uncharacterized protein LOC142632549, whose protein sequence is MRTPQGHRPLNQLSQWAHDNYVEYKALKNAPISSRKGRRARWKPPDQERFKINFDKAIFAEENCSGLGVIILDKEGQVIASMATRVSQLLQPIEIEALAANKALEFARELDTSHAVLEGDSLLVMTALKSKNIALAPFGLLIQDSLALPSGFSKFSYSHTKREGNTVAHNLAQLAVSFTNCVIWMEDVPSDVLSSYHADLAGIL